CAGCGAGGCCACTTGTCCATTCAACGTAGACAGCTCCGCCTCCAGTTTTTTGATGCGCCCTTCAAGCCCCGCGACCTTACGATTAGAGGCCTCCTTCTTTTCAGTCAGCTCCGACCTACAAACACGGAGGGCATTCTCCAAAGATGTAGTTCCAGAAATAGCTGCCGCCAACTTATCAGAACCGACGCTCAGCTCGCCCTTAAGCCCCTCTACCTCTACTGCCTTCGCACTCAATTCAGTGGTCAAACTGACCACCTTTTCTTGCAAGTTGGCATTCTCTGCCATCACCCCATTGCTCAACTCAAGCTTGTCCTCTTTCACCTTAGAGGAAGCCTCGAGTTTATTGTTACGGGCGACAACCTTGATGAGCTCCTCATCCTGCTTCCTCAGCTCTTCGACCTTACGCTCCAGTTGGTCCTCCCTCTATTTGAGCCCCTCGCAAAACAACTGAAACTCAgggtcctgattataaatgtcgGCCATCGCGCGATGCTTAGCATGATATTGTTGATACTTGGACGACATCTTCTCATAAATGGCTATCCTTTTCCTCTCCCGACGCTCTCGCTCGGTCTTCATGATGAGGGTCTGGCACAAAGAAAAAGGAGAAGTTAGAAACAAAATACAGGTCGACGATCGCCACACAAACCTAATGacgaaaaaggaagaaaatgcaCCTACCCGCAAGGCCATACCAGTGACGTTCTGAGACAACTTCATGCCGCTCATTGCCCTAAGCACCTCGGTTTTAGGGGCAATACATAGAGGAGATAAAACAGACGCCACTTGCTCACAGTTCAACAGAATGTAGTCCCCCATGACGTCTATATGATGATCAGACCTTTCTACTCTAACCTCCACGTGAGTATGGCGACCTACGAACTCGTTGGCATCCTCTAGGTTGACATCTGAACCTGAGCCGTCACCCTTGACATGATGACCTCCAACGTTGGACGATGCGCCGCCCTCAGCAGAGCGTACGAAGCTGGCTCCTGGGTAAACTCCTTTCGCTTAGGGAGATCTCCCTGATAAATGGCGTCAGCCATAAATACTGGTACGAGTACCGTCTATGACGCCCTACTTCTATCAG
This sequence is a window from Nicotiana sylvestris chromosome 3, ASM39365v2, whole genome shotgun sequence. Protein-coding genes within it:
- the LOC138888332 gene encoding uncharacterized protein — protein: MGDYILLNCEQVASVLSPLCIAPKTEVLRAMSGMKLSQNVTGMALRREDQLERKVEELRKQDEELIKVVARNNKLEASSKVKEDKLELSNGVMAENANLQEKVVSLTTELSAKAVEVEGLKGELSVGSDKLAAAISGTTSLENALRVCRSELTEKKEASNRKVAGLEGRIKKLEAELSTLNGQVASLRTEDVSQYSHPYTSHASADLVVPRRLYELWVHTEARLNVYKAFHIEVRETEAKL